From Medicago truncatula cultivar Jemalong A17 chromosome 7, MtrunA17r5.0-ANR, whole genome shotgun sequence, a single genomic window includes:
- the LOC25497864 gene encoding pentatricopeptide repeat-containing protein At3g04130, mitochondrial yields the protein MRSIYRLVVRDRFGICYMALASRTLFSSITTYHPAEAGDFWHKEQTQDLTRSVDILTTKIGKGNNEDDILQSLISDEGVNGIHLSENLINRLLFRYKDDWKSALAIFRWASSHSNFKHSQQSYDMMVDILGRMKAMDKMREILEEMRQESLITLDTIAKVMRRFVGARQWKDAVRIFDDLQFLGLEKNTESMNVLLDTLCKEKFVEQAREIYLELKHYIAPNAHTFNILIHGWCNIRRVEEAHWTIQEMKGYGCRPCVISYSTIIQCYCQEQNFDRVYDLLDEMQAQNCSPNVVTYTTIMCALAKAEKFDEALQVVERMNAVGCRPDTLFFNSFIYTLGRAGRIDDATYVFKVAMPKANVAPNTSTYNSMVSMFCYYAREERAFGILKEMEKSGLCKPDIQTFHPLIKSCFKMREIDTWLNDILNDMVNKYQIGLDLSTYSLLIHGLCRADRCKWAFDLFEEMVDQDIVPRYKTCRLLLDEVKQKNMYQAVDKIDVLMKKL from the coding sequence ATGCGGTCAATATATCGTCTTGTTGTTCGTGATCGCTTTGGCATATGTTATATGGCTCTGGCGTCGAGAACTTTATTTTCTTCTATAACAACATATCACCCTGCAGAAGCTGGAGACTTTTGGCATAAAGAACAAACTCAAGACCTTACGAGATCTGTGGACATTCTTACTACAAAAATTGGCAAAGGTAACAACGAGGACGACATTCTCCAATCTCTAATCAGTGATGAAGGAGTAAATGGCATACATTTGTCTGAAAACCTCATTAATAGGTTGCTATTTCGATATAAGGATGATTGGAAGTCTGCATTGGCGATATTCAGATGGGCCAGTTCACATTCAAACTTTAAACATTCGCAACAATCGTATGATATGATGGTAGATATATTGGGTAGAATGAAGGCGATGGACAAGATGAGAGAGATCTTAGAAGAAATGCGTCAGGAGAGTCTCATCACTCTCGATACCATAGCCAAGGTAATGAGAAGGTTTGTTGGGGCAAGACAGTGGAAAGATGCTGTGAGGATATTTGATGACTTGCAATTTCTCGGCTTGGAGAAGAATACAGAATCCATGAATGTGTTGCTTGATACTCTATGTAAAGAGAAATTTGTTGAACAAGCTCGTGAAATTTACTTGGAGCTGAAGCATTACATTGCTCCAAATGCTCACACGTTTAACATACTTATTCATGGATGGTGTAATATCCGACGTGTTGAAGAGGCACATTGGACAATCCAAGAGATGAAAGGATATGGTTGTCGCCCTTGCGTTATAAGTTATTCCACCATCATTCAATGTTATTGTCAAGAACAGAATTTCGACAGGGTTTATGATCTTCTCGATGAAATGCAAGCTCAAAATTGCTCCCCAAATGTGGTCACATATACTACTATAATGTGCGCACTCGCAAAAGCAGAGAAATTTGACGAAGCTTTACAAGTTGTCGAAAGAATGAATGCTGTTGGATGTAGGCCTGATACGCTCTTTTTCAATTCGTTCATTTATACGTTGGGGAGAGCAGGCAGAATAGATGATGCTACATATGTATTCAAGGTTGCGATGCCGAAGGCCAATGTGGCCCCAAATACATCGACCTATAACTCAATGGTTTCTATGTTTTGTTACTATGCACGTGAAGAGAGAGCTTTTGGAATACTGAAGGAGATGGAAAAATCAGGTCTTTGTAAGCCGGATATTCAGACTTTTCACCCATTGATCAAGTCATGCTTTAAAATGAGAGAAATAGATACTTGGTTGAATGATATATTAAATGATATGGTAAATAAATATCAGATTGGTCTTGACCTTTCAACCTATTCATTGCTAATTCATGGGCTTTGCAGAGCAGATAGATGCAAGTGGGCATTCGATCTGTTCGAGGAGATGGTTGATCAAGATATCGTGCCTAGATACAAAACTTGCCGTTTGCTCTTGGATGAAGTCAAACAGAAAAATATGTATCAAGCTGTTGACAAAATTGATGTTCTTATGAAGAAACTTTAA
- the LOC25497863 gene encoding histone H4, giving the protein MSGRGKGGKGLGKGGAKRHRKVLRDNIQGITKPAIRRLARRGGVKRISGLIYEETRGVLKIFLENVIRDAVTYTEHARRKTVTAMDVVYALKRQGRTLYGFGG; this is encoded by the coding sequence atgtCTGGTCGTGGAAAGGGAGGTAAAGGATTAGGAAAGGGGGGTGCAAAGAGACATCGCAAGGTTCTCCGTGACAACATCCAAGGAATCACAAAGCCAGCGATTCGTCGATTGGCGAGAAGAGGAGGTGTGAAAAGAATCAGTGGATTGATCTATGAGGAAACAAGAGGTGTGTTGAAGATCTTCTTGGAGAATGTTATAAGAGATGCTGTTACTTACACTGAGCATGCGAGGAGGAAAACTGTGACTGCTATGGATGTTGTTTACGCGCTTAAGAGACAAGGAAGAACCCTCTATGGTTTCGgtggttga